A portion of the Paenibacillus marchantiae genome contains these proteins:
- a CDS encoding TFIIB-type zinc ribbon-containing protein: protein MPVIEYKCPNCGSGMLFDSATGALSCPSCGRQDNIEQIPDPLKKQVFTENEVKEYHCNSCGADIVTEPETSATTCSFCGAAVVLSDRLTGDLAPAMVLPFSISKDEAKQAFKKWCRNGLLTPSGFMTADRVKSITGIYVPFWLYELHNKIEVHGRGTKIRTYTQGDYHYTETQHFDIYRRIRLNYVNLPIDASEKMKDELMDKLEPFPYNQLKLFKTPYLAGYIAEKYSYTDEELYPRAKEKTSSYIDSYIASTVSGYNSVSYTDKQIDTTLKNADYVLLPVWMVYYDYNRSQYTFAMNGQTGKVVGKPPISKAKVVGWFAGISAVSLLSLKLVSWMMGGGFL from the coding sequence ATGCCGGTAATCGAGTACAAGTGTCCCAACTGCGGCAGTGGAATGCTTTTTGATAGTGCAACTGGAGCGTTATCCTGCCCCAGCTGCGGACGACAGGATAATATCGAACAGATCCCCGATCCGCTGAAGAAACAGGTGTTCACGGAGAATGAGGTCAAGGAGTATCACTGTAACAGCTGCGGCGCGGATATTGTGACTGAGCCGGAGACAAGTGCAACGACATGCAGCTTCTGTGGAGCTGCCGTTGTTCTGAGTGATCGACTGACGGGAGATCTGGCACCGGCCATGGTCTTACCCTTTTCAATCAGTAAGGATGAGGCCAAGCAGGCGTTCAAAAAGTGGTGCAGAAACGGCTTGCTGACACCTAGTGGATTCATGACAGCTGATCGGGTCAAGAGCATTACCGGGATATATGTGCCTTTCTGGTTATATGAGTTACATAACAAAATCGAAGTTCATGGCCGTGGCACAAAAATTAGAACCTACACGCAGGGTGACTACCATTACACGGAAACGCAGCATTTCGATATTTACCGGAGAATCCGGCTGAATTATGTGAATCTGCCCATTGATGCATCGGAGAAAATGAAAGATGAACTGATGGATAAGCTGGAGCCATTTCCTTATAACCAGTTAAAGCTTTTCAAAACCCCGTATCTCGCCGGGTATATTGCGGAAAAATATAGTTATACGGATGAGGAGCTGTACCCACGCGCCAAGGAAAAAACGAGCTCTTATATCGATTCTTATATTGCATCAACGGTTTCGGGCTATAACAGTGTCAGTTACACAGATAAACAGATTGATACTACGTTAAAAAATGCAGACTATGTGCTGCTCCCGGTATGGATGGTTTACTATGACTACAATCGTTCGCAGTATACCTTTGCCATGAATGGTCAGACAGGTAAAGTGGTGGGTAAACCGCCTATTAGCAAAGCTAAAGTTGTCGGATGGTTCGCAGGAATTTCAGCCGTTTCTTTGTTGTCATTGAAACTGGTCTCCTGGATGATGGGAGGTGGATTCCTGTGA
- a CDS encoding glycoside hydrolase family 3 C-terminal domain-containing protein, with amino-acid sequence MSTHQIGVPLEGFAEFSRTVAAEGAVLLKNEGQALPIRKDENVSVFGRIQVNYYRSGTGSGGSVHVAYTTNLLDGLRSKKGLTVNEELAAVYEKWIEENPFDDGGKVWAAEPWNQKEMPLTDEVVSQARSKSSKAIVVIGRTAGEDQDNVDAPGSYRLTEDEKAMLKQVTNHFEQTIVVLNVSNIMDMSWLNDESYVHPIQSVIYSWHGGMEGGNAIADVLAGDVTPSGKLTDTIAYSIEDYPSTSNYGNEFKNLYQEDIYVGYRYFETFRPEKVQFEFGYGLSYTTFTTKAEDAKLISQDGENSIKVNVTVTNTGTTYAGKEVVQIYYEAPQGQLGKPAKALVAFGKTNLLQPGESQRLTVSFPVDSMASYDDAGVTGHASAYVLEPGTYRLYVGTSVKNVEHVSIDGQDGYVVETIQLVEQLQEAMAPTEGFTRMKPGARKEDGSYELIFADVPTRQVSMAERIEQCLPQTLEQTGNQGYKLRDVKDGKVSLEAFIAQLSDQDLAAIVRGEGMSSPLVTSGTASAFGGVSDSLFNYGIPVACTADGPSGIRMDSGEKATQVSIGTLLAATWNAELVEELYVMEGQELLRNQVDALLGPGLNIRRSPMNGRNFEYFSEDPLISGVFAAACTKGIMKGGSNATLKHFACNNQEKHRSKVDAVVSERALREIYLKGFEIAVKEGGANSIMTSYNPINGHWAASNYDLNTTILRGEWGFQGIVMTDWWAIMNDGVEGGPADRKNTNWMVRAQNDLYMVVPNYGAEINGWDDNTIESLENGTLTRGELQRSAMNICEFIMNAPVFSRKHEIVENVASFQANASLSSEQAQALADNAQVKPVVGEPVYMKVDEAGQYRIIVQIMSPEPELAQSACNVILNDQLMTTIQTNGTEGKWIRQKLVKVELEAGLYELKLDFTKPGLQIDWIEFKQV; translated from the coding sequence TTGAGCACACATCAAATCGGAGTTCCATTGGAAGGGTTTGCAGAGTTTAGCCGCACGGTTGCCGCTGAAGGCGCAGTGCTTTTGAAGAATGAAGGACAGGCTCTTCCGATTCGTAAAGACGAAAACGTTTCAGTGTTTGGACGGATTCAAGTCAACTATTATCGCAGTGGTACAGGCTCAGGCGGCAGCGTTCATGTGGCGTATACAACCAATTTGCTGGATGGTCTGCGTAGCAAAAAAGGACTTACAGTTAATGAAGAATTGGCAGCTGTCTATGAAAAATGGATTGAAGAAAACCCGTTTGATGACGGTGGAAAAGTATGGGCAGCAGAGCCTTGGAATCAGAAAGAAATGCCTTTAACGGATGAAGTGGTATCCCAAGCCAGAAGTAAATCCAGCAAAGCAATCGTGGTGATTGGACGAACAGCAGGCGAAGATCAGGATAATGTGGATGCACCAGGCAGCTACCGGTTGACGGAAGATGAGAAAGCGATGCTGAAGCAGGTCACGAATCATTTTGAACAAACGATCGTCGTGTTGAATGTATCGAACATCATGGACATGAGCTGGTTGAATGATGAAAGTTACGTTCATCCGATCCAAAGTGTCATTTACTCGTGGCATGGCGGTATGGAGGGTGGTAATGCGATCGCCGATGTACTGGCCGGAGACGTTACACCAAGTGGTAAATTGACCGATACGATTGCGTATTCCATTGAAGATTATCCTTCCACAAGCAATTACGGGAATGAGTTTAAGAACCTTTATCAAGAAGATATCTACGTAGGCTACCGTTATTTCGAAACGTTTCGACCTGAAAAAGTACAATTTGAATTTGGATACGGCTTGTCCTATACCACGTTCACAACCAAGGCAGAAGACGCAAAATTGATCTCCCAAGACGGAGAAAATAGCATTAAGGTGAATGTAACCGTAACCAATACGGGCACGACCTATGCCGGTAAAGAAGTAGTGCAGATCTATTATGAAGCCCCACAAGGTCAATTAGGGAAACCTGCAAAAGCTCTGGTGGCATTCGGCAAAACGAATCTGCTTCAGCCGGGTGAGTCTCAGCGCCTGACCGTGAGCTTCCCTGTGGATTCCATGGCTTCCTATGATGATGCTGGCGTAACAGGACATGCATCGGCGTATGTACTTGAGCCAGGAACATATCGTTTGTACGTAGGAACCAGTGTCAAAAATGTGGAGCATGTCAGCATTGATGGCCAAGATGGCTACGTCGTAGAAACGATTCAACTCGTGGAACAGCTCCAGGAGGCAATGGCACCGACTGAAGGCTTTACGAGAATGAAGCCGGGAGCGCGCAAAGAAGACGGATCTTACGAGCTGATTTTTGCAGATGTACCGACGCGCCAAGTATCCATGGCTGAACGAATTGAACAATGCTTACCGCAAACGCTGGAGCAAACGGGCAATCAGGGCTACAAGCTGAGAGATGTGAAGGATGGCAAAGTCAGCCTGGAAGCATTTATTGCCCAACTGAGTGATCAGGATCTGGCAGCCATTGTAAGAGGCGAAGGTATGAGCAGCCCGCTCGTTACATCGGGTACAGCTTCCGCATTTGGCGGCGTGAGTGACAGTCTGTTCAATTACGGAATCCCTGTTGCATGTACTGCAGATGGTCCATCCGGTATTCGTATGGATAGCGGGGAGAAGGCTACACAAGTTTCCATTGGAACTTTGCTGGCCGCAACATGGAATGCAGAACTCGTCGAAGAGCTGTATGTGATGGAAGGTCAGGAATTGCTGAGAAATCAGGTGGATGCATTGCTCGGGCCTGGATTGAATATTCGCCGGAGTCCGATGAATGGACGTAACTTTGAGTATTTCTCAGAAGATCCGTTGATTTCTGGTGTATTTGCTGCTGCTTGCACAAAAGGAATCATGAAGGGTGGCTCTAATGCTACACTGAAACATTTCGCCTGCAACAATCAGGAGAAACATCGCAGTAAAGTGGATGCTGTTGTATCTGAACGTGCATTGCGTGAGATCTATCTGAAAGGGTTCGAGATTGCCGTGAAAGAAGGCGGTGCGAACTCGATCATGACCTCCTACAATCCGATTAATGGACATTGGGCGGCTTCGAACTACGATCTGAACACGACCATTCTTCGTGGGGAGTGGGGCTTCCAAGGTATCGTGATGACCGACTGGTGGGCTATTATGAACGATGGCGTTGAAGGTGGACCAGCAGATCGGAAAAACACCAACTGGATGGTTCGCGCTCAAAACGATCTGTACATGGTTGTACCTAACTATGGCGCAGAAATCAACGGCTGGGATGATAACACGATCGAATCTCTGGAAAATGGGACGTTGACACGCGGAGAGCTTCAGCGCTCGGCTATGAATATTTGTGAGTTCATCATGAATGCACCTGTCTTCTCCAGAAAACATGAGATTGTAGAGAATGTCGCTTCATTCCAAGCGAATGCTTCACTTTCCTCAGAGCAGGCACAAGCGCTGGCTGATAATGCACAGGTCAAACCCGTTGTGGGCGAACCTGTCTACATGAAAGTGGATGAAGCAGGTCAATATCGGATTATTGTACAGATTATGTCTCCTGAGCCGGAACTGGCTCAAAGTGCATGTAATGTGATTCTCAATGATCAATTGATGACGACCATTCAAACCAATGGTACTGAAGGTAAGTGGATCAGACAGAAACTTGTCAAAGTGGAGCTGGAAGCAGGCTTGTACGAATTGAAGCTGGACTTCACCAAACCGGGTCTGCAGATCGACTGGATCGAATTCAAACAAGTGTAA
- a CDS encoding TPM domain-containing protein: MATLILFVITLVSPLIPMSVVSAADSKNLIYDEANLLNEQEKSELNALANEYGAERQTDFVIYTSNNEEQKSEILLTEDFYDDQGLGYDKAHGNAVILTIDMYNRKMYLAGFYKGKEYIDNGRADKITAKIAPDVTDGNYKLAFEKYIKLSYEYMGIRPGVNPDNILFNIWFQLAASVAIGGIAVGVMAYRSGGRVTVNRATYEDSSTSSVIDRQDRYIRTTVTKRKIEKNNNNGGGGGGGGGGTSRGGHSHSGSSRSF; this comes from the coding sequence ATGGCAACGCTCATTTTATTTGTGATTACTCTCGTGTCTCCATTGATTCCAATGTCAGTTGTATCGGCAGCAGACAGCAAGAACCTGATTTACGATGAAGCTAATCTGCTGAACGAGCAGGAGAAAAGTGAACTGAACGCATTGGCGAATGAGTATGGGGCGGAGAGGCAGACGGATTTTGTTATTTACACCTCAAATAATGAGGAGCAAAAGAGTGAAATACTGCTGACTGAGGATTTCTATGATGATCAGGGGCTTGGTTACGATAAGGCTCATGGCAATGCAGTTATTTTGACAATTGATATGTATAACCGGAAGATGTATCTTGCTGGTTTTTATAAAGGGAAAGAGTATATCGACAACGGCAGAGCAGATAAAATCACAGCTAAGATTGCGCCAGATGTAACGGACGGTAATTATAAACTGGCTTTTGAAAAGTATATCAAGCTGTCCTACGAATATATGGGAATTAGACCGGGAGTAAATCCTGATAATATCCTCTTCAATATTTGGTTCCAACTTGCTGCGTCAGTAGCGATTGGAGGTATTGCTGTTGGGGTAATGGCCTATCGTTCCGGTGGGCGAGTTACAGTCAATCGTGCTACTTATGAGGATTCAAGTACTTCCAGTGTGATCGATCGTCAGGATCGGTATATCCGTACTACCGTAACCAAACGCAAAATTGAGAAGAACAACAATAACGGTGGCGGAGGAGGAGGCGGGGGCGGAGGTACCAGCCGAGGCGGTCATTCACACAGTGGTAGCAGCAGATCTTTCTAA
- a CDS encoding SPFH domain-containing protein: MGFFKNQFSNVVEWEEFRDDMIFWKWSNREIKKGSKLIIRSGQDAIFLNNGKVEGIFEDEGSFNIDSEIIPFLSTLKGFKFGFNSGMRVEVLFVNTKEFTVRWGTQSPVLIPTPQLPGGMPVRANGTFNFKVSDYVTLIDKIAGIKQSYLVEDVKIRITSVLDQLLMKWISREGKDMFNLQANASDIAKGIQEDLDMQMMDIGIGITGFQVMSFNYPQEIQDMITKTASHEMIGNLQKYQQVSMTDGISSGKVKGGGAASDMAGMMMGMNMANEMMKNMNQNQNNQNQNSDQKPAANQNSDAGASSSSGDNKKPNFCPNCGAKNEGANFCPNCGQKLG, from the coding sequence ATGGGATTTTTCAAAAATCAATTTTCGAATGTGGTGGAATGGGAAGAGTTCAGAGATGATATGATTTTCTGGAAGTGGAGTAACCGTGAGATCAAGAAGGGAAGTAAATTGATTATCCGTTCGGGGCAGGATGCGATCTTCCTGAATAACGGCAAGGTGGAAGGGATTTTTGAGGACGAAGGGTCGTTTAATATCGATTCCGAGATCATTCCGTTTCTGTCTACCTTAAAAGGCTTCAAATTCGGATTCAACAGCGGCATGCGGGTCGAAGTGCTGTTTGTGAATACGAAGGAGTTTACGGTTCGATGGGGTACGCAAAGTCCGGTATTGATTCCAACTCCTCAACTTCCAGGTGGAATGCCGGTTCGTGCGAATGGTACGTTTAATTTTAAAGTGAGTGACTATGTTACATTGATCGATAAAATCGCGGGTATCAAGCAGAGCTATCTGGTCGAGGATGTCAAAATCCGGATTACGTCTGTGCTGGATCAGTTGCTAATGAAATGGATTAGCCGTGAAGGTAAGGACATGTTCAACCTGCAGGCGAATGCCTCGGATATTGCCAAAGGTATTCAGGAAGATCTGGATATGCAAATGATGGACATCGGGATCGGAATCACAGGCTTCCAGGTGATGAGCTTCAATTATCCGCAGGAGATCCAGGATATGATTACGAAGACGGCTTCACATGAAATGATCGGCAATTTGCAAAAATATCAGCAGGTCAGCATGACGGATGGCATCTCATCCGGTAAAGTTAAGGGTGGCGGCGCTGCTTCGGATATGGCGGGCATGATGATGGGCATGAACATGGCAAATGAAATGATGAAGAATATGAATCAGAATCAGAACAACCAGAATCAGAATTCGGATCAAAAGCCTGCGGCTAATCAAAACAGCGATGCAGGTGCATCTTCTTCGTCTGGAGACAATAAAAAGCCGAACTTCTGTCCAAACTGTGGCGCCAAGAATGAAGGTGCAAACTTCTGTCCAAACTGTGGTCAGAAGTTGGGTTAA
- a CDS encoding ring-cleaving dioxygenase, whose protein sequence is MTIQTAGIHHITAFAGDPQANVDFYAGVLGLRLVKKTINFDAPDVYHLYFGDENGSPGTIITFFPSAGSPRGKIGGGQVGITSYVIPPGTIGFWQDRLEQYNIEVTKTSRFKEELLQFEDSEGLRLELVEREEGPASTWVHESIPADKAIKGFGGAVLFSVNPQRTMDALDKILGFTKVDEDEEYVRFRSVGDIGNVVDVPVTRMALGAGGAGTVHHIAWRAKDFAEHEQWREAVQQYGYQPTPVRDRQYFNAIYFREAGGILFEIATDPPGFAKDEPAESLGQKLMLPEWFEPYRAQIEGNLQPIQVRTLEPSHSMMAR, encoded by the coding sequence ATGACCATTCAAACTGCAGGTATTCACCATATTACAGCTTTTGCGGGAGATCCGCAGGCTAATGTCGACTTTTATGCTGGTGTCTTGGGACTTCGGCTTGTGAAAAAAACAATCAACTTCGATGCACCTGATGTGTACCATCTGTATTTTGGGGATGAGAACGGAAGTCCAGGGACCATTATCACATTCTTCCCATCAGCCGGATCACCGCGAGGCAAAATTGGTGGCGGTCAGGTTGGCATCACCTCATATGTGATTCCGCCTGGGACTATTGGCTTCTGGCAGGATCGGCTGGAGCAGTATAACATTGAGGTAACCAAAACAAGTCGTTTTAAGGAAGAGCTGCTGCAATTCGAAGACAGTGAGGGCTTGCGTCTTGAACTGGTTGAACGTGAAGAGGGGCCAGCCAGTACCTGGGTGCATGAAAGCATTCCAGCGGACAAAGCCATCAAAGGATTTGGAGGTGCCGTGCTATTCAGCGTCAATCCGCAGAGAACGATGGATGCGCTGGACAAAATACTCGGATTCACCAAAGTAGACGAAGATGAGGAGTATGTACGATTCCGGTCCGTCGGAGATATCGGTAATGTCGTGGATGTTCCTGTCACCCGGATGGCTTTGGGGGCAGGCGGAGCAGGGACGGTCCACCATATTGCGTGGCGTGCCAAAGATTTTGCAGAGCACGAGCAGTGGAGAGAAGCTGTACAACAGTACGGCTATCAACCAACCCCAGTTCGGGATCGTCAATATTTTAACGCAATCTATTTCAGAGAAGCTGGCGGAATCTTGTTCGAAATTGCTACCGATCCTCCTGGATTTGCGAAAGATGAGCCTGCGGAGTCGCTTGGACAGAAACTCATGCTGCCTGAGTGGTTTGAGCCATATCGTGCCCAAATTGAAGGCAATTTGCAGCCGATCCAAGTAAGAACGTTAGAGCCTTCGCATTCTATGATGGCACGTTAA
- a CDS encoding alpha-L-fucosidase has product MEFYAFIHFTMNTFTDQEWGTGNEDPDIFNPSHLSARQWVQACKSAGMTGLILTCKHHDGFCLWPSQYTKHTVAASPWRNGAGDLVKEVADACREGGLKFGIYLSPWDRHEASYGDSERYNEFFENQLRELLTQYGEIFCVWFDGACGEGPNGKRQVYDWDSYYALIRELQPEAVISVCGPDVRWCGNEAGHTRTSEWSVVPAYLQDNEKIQEQSQQVDDGEFASRINTQDADLGSREVIRQHEGKLIWYPAEVNTSIRPGWFYHASEDDQVKSLEELLGIYDGAVGGNANFLLNLPPDRRGLIHEQDIERLQQLGDFLRSTYRQSQAVGARIQASDTMDGVHAATQVLCEESDMFWCPSEGTELAWLEVELPEEKRFDRVVLMEHIRSGQRIERFTLEAKGEGGDWQELYRGTIVGHKRICSFEPFTARTIRLTIHESRWYPTLSWLGVYLSKQEVHEAGD; this is encoded by the coding sequence ATGGAGTTCTATGCATTTATTCATTTTACCATGAATACGTTTACAGATCAGGAGTGGGGAACGGGAAATGAAGATCCCGATATCTTTAACCCTTCTCATCTGAGTGCCCGGCAATGGGTTCAGGCGTGCAAATCTGCCGGTATGACCGGATTAATTCTCACATGCAAGCATCACGACGGGTTTTGTTTGTGGCCAAGCCAGTACACGAAACATACGGTAGCCGCCAGCCCTTGGCGAAATGGTGCGGGTGATCTGGTGAAAGAAGTTGCCGATGCCTGCCGTGAAGGCGGGTTGAAGTTCGGTATCTATCTGTCTCCTTGGGACCGTCATGAAGCATCCTACGGAGATTCAGAGCGATACAACGAATTTTTCGAAAATCAGCTGCGTGAGCTGTTAACCCAATATGGTGAAATTTTCTGCGTGTGGTTCGACGGAGCTTGCGGAGAGGGGCCGAATGGGAAAAGGCAGGTCTACGATTGGGATTCCTATTATGCGCTGATCCGGGAGTTGCAGCCAGAGGCTGTAATCTCGGTATGTGGACCGGATGTTCGCTGGTGCGGCAATGAGGCAGGTCATACCCGGACTTCGGAATGGAGCGTCGTACCTGCCTACTTGCAAGATAATGAGAAGATCCAGGAGCAATCGCAGCAGGTGGATGATGGTGAGTTTGCCAGCAGAATTAATACACAGGATGCCGATTTGGGGAGTCGGGAAGTGATCCGGCAGCATGAGGGCAAGCTCATCTGGTATCCCGCAGAAGTGAATACATCCATCCGTCCGGGTTGGTTCTATCATGCAAGCGAGGACGATCAAGTCAAATCGCTGGAGGAACTGCTTGGCATCTATGATGGAGCGGTTGGCGGCAACGCCAATTTTCTACTAAACCTTCCACCAGATCGACGCGGCCTTATTCACGAACAGGATATTGAGCGGCTGCAGCAGCTCGGAGACTTTTTGCGCAGTACTTATCGACAAAGTCAGGCTGTTGGGGCGAGAATTCAGGCATCGGATACCATGGATGGAGTACATGCCGCTACCCAGGTATTGTGTGAAGAATCGGATATGTTCTGGTGCCCATCTGAAGGAACTGAACTGGCTTGGCTGGAAGTAGAGCTGCCGGAGGAAAAGCGGTTCGACCGAGTTGTTCTCATGGAGCATATCCGTTCAGGCCAACGAATTGAGCGGTTTACGCTGGAGGCAAAGGGTGAGGGTGGGGATTGGCAGGAGCTGTATCGCGGCACGATTGTTGGTCACAAACGAATCTGTAGTTTCGAACCTTTTACCGCCAGAACTATTCGTCTGACCATTCATGAATCCAGATGGTATCCAACGTTGTCCTGGCTGGGTGTATATCTGAGCAAACAAGAGGTGCATGAAGCTGGCGATTGA
- a CDS encoding sugar phosphate isomerase/epimerase family protein: MKVGLSTYSLQQALDAKELTVPDAIRYIAEQGGEHVEIVPIGYSLIDQPELIDQIREAAQDVGIDISNYAIGANFVTGEGPDALENEIAAVMKHVDVAAALGVTRMRHDVAFRPAQEGTVAQFEADLPVLVKACQRIADYAASHGITTSVENHGYYVQSSERVRRLVYETARENFKTTLDIGNFLCVDEDPVSAVKNNIPYASMVHAKDFYRRPSYRNPGEGWFQTAHGNYLRGAIVGHGDIDMPEVFRVLKQSGYDGYISVEFEGMENCKTASRIAMDNVRRFWEEV; the protein is encoded by the coding sequence ATGAAAGTAGGACTCAGCACATACAGTCTACAACAGGCACTGGATGCCAAGGAACTGACTGTACCCGACGCCATCCGTTACATCGCCGAGCAGGGCGGAGAACATGTGGAGATTGTTCCGATCGGGTACAGCCTGATCGACCAACCGGAATTAATTGACCAGATTCGAGAGGCTGCGCAAGACGTGGGAATTGATATTTCCAATTACGCAATAGGTGCCAACTTCGTTACAGGAGAAGGCCCGGATGCACTTGAAAATGAGATTGCTGCTGTCATGAAGCATGTGGATGTCGCTGCCGCACTTGGCGTTACGAGAATGCGCCATGATGTTGCGTTTCGTCCTGCACAGGAGGGCACTGTCGCTCAGTTTGAGGCGGATCTGCCTGTTCTGGTGAAGGCCTGTCAGCGAATTGCCGATTACGCAGCGAGTCACGGCATTACCACAAGTGTGGAGAATCATGGTTACTATGTGCAGTCCAGTGAGCGTGTCCGGCGGTTGGTGTATGAGACGGCACGAGAAAACTTCAAGACAACGTTGGATATCGGCAATTTCCTGTGTGTGGATGAAGACCCGGTTAGCGCTGTGAAAAACAACATTCCTTATGCATCCATGGTGCACGCCAAAGATTTCTATCGGAGACCTTCCTACCGTAATCCCGGAGAGGGCTGGTTCCAGACCGCACACGGCAATTACCTGCGCGGAGCGATTGTGGGTCACGGGGATATCGACATGCCGGAAGTATTCCGTGTGTTGAAGCAGTCCGGTTACGACGGATATATCTCTGTAGAATTCGAAGGTATGGAAAATTGCAAAACAGCATCCCGAATCGCGATGGATAACGTCCGCCGCTTCTGGGAGGAAGTATAA
- a CDS encoding DUF896 domain-containing protein, producing MIPTLTRINELSRKANAAGLTEMEKAEQIRLRQEYLQTFRGSINDILLNVTIYDPNGDDVTPDKLKQEQAQQNNN from the coding sequence ATGATTCCAACATTGACCAGAATAAATGAACTTTCAAGAAAAGCCAACGCGGCAGGATTGACGGAGATGGAGAAAGCAGAACAAATTCGTCTGCGCCAGGAATATCTGCAAACCTTTCGCGGTTCGATCAACGATATTCTGCTGAATGTAACCATCTATGATCCGAACGGCGATGACGTCACTCCGGATAAACTGAAACAGGAACAGGCCCAACAAAATAATAACTGA
- a CDS encoding low temperature requirement protein A, translating into MMEKKVTWLELFYDLLFVAAVSKAGHVLLHAEHGVISFEYLMKFVLIFIPVWWAWVGQTLFINRYGQDIFIHRVFLILQLLSVLVMTASLSVDFDQYYLPFFAGYIGSRALTAIQYFMIHNSKSEHQQKAARYLGVCFIIGILISTGSLFFDSWLRYAILYVGIAVDIILPLIGRKNLVKVPIHTHHLLERFALFTLILLGESVVSIIAVLQMDHWDVRSVLFAAFTSIFVIAMWWQYFDNVEKKVSKEIQTAGQAIIYGHLFIYISMSMIAASIQLLYLDELNYGFMLAFVFGSVLLYFLSTSLVFHRYRHAHLRLRPRHLVFMLGIMVAFIVVDLIYRVPNYAIVGENMVFFLVYAKLTT; encoded by the coding sequence ATGATGGAGAAAAAGGTTACCTGGCTGGAGCTGTTCTATGATTTGCTTTTTGTAGCAGCGGTCTCCAAAGCGGGACATGTCCTGCTGCATGCCGAACACGGCGTGATTTCCTTTGAATATCTGATGAAATTTGTTTTGATTTTTATTCCTGTCTGGTGGGCATGGGTCGGTCAGACCCTATTTATTAACCGTTATGGTCAGGACATTTTCATCCATCGAGTCTTTCTTATCCTTCAACTCCTGTCTGTTCTGGTGATGACGGCGAGTCTCTCGGTTGATTTTGATCAATACTATCTTCCTTTCTTTGCGGGTTATATCGGTTCGAGGGCATTGACTGCCATTCAATATTTTATGATTCATAATTCCAAAAGCGAACATCAACAAAAAGCCGCTCGTTATCTGGGTGTATGCTTCATCATCGGCATATTGATATCAACAGGTTCCCTGTTCTTTGATTCATGGCTGCGATATGCGATTTTGTACGTCGGAATTGCCGTGGATATCATTCTCCCGCTCATCGGACGCAAAAATCTGGTGAAGGTGCCGATACACACGCATCATTTATTGGAACGTTTCGCTCTGTTTACTCTCATCCTGCTCGGTGAGTCGGTCGTCAGTATCATTGCTGTGCTGCAAATGGATCACTGGGATGTACGATCTGTTCTGTTCGCGGCGTTTACATCCATATTCGTGATTGCGATGTGGTGGCAGTATTTTGATAATGTTGAGAAAAAGGTCAGCAAAGAGATCCAGACCGCCGGGCAAGCGATCATATACGGCCATCTGTTCATCTATATATCCATGAGCATGATTGCCGCTTCTATTCAACTGTTATACCTGGATGAACTCAATTATGGTTTCATGTTAGCCTTTGTTTTTGGTTCAGTTCTGCTGTATTTTCTGTCCACCTCGCTGGTGTTCCACCGATACAGGCATGCTCATCTGCGGTTACGTCCGCGTCACTTGGTGTTTATGCTGGGGATAATGGTCGCGTTTATCGTTGTGGATCTGATCTATCGGGTGCCTAATTATGCTATCGTGGGAGAGAACATGGTGTTCTTCCTTGTCTATGCCAAATTAACGACATAA